The genomic window AACTAAATGTGTAAAATCTGCACAGATCAGATTGGTGAACATTGAAATAATCATGTAATAGataattaaatgtgtttctgtttaggGTTTACAGTGAACAAAGAACCCAGATAGTAACTAGTTTATCAAGCATCAGCTAAACAAAATTAGCATAATTCTTGAAGTTAGATTGCTTGTCTGTTTGCAGCTGTTATTTTGTTGGGATCtgtatttatattgtttatCTCTTTCCATTTTGGACTCTCTGTAACTaaaatcagtggaaaaaaaaaacatcttgtgcTTTTAAATGAGTTGGATGAAAGAAGCAACTAACAAAAACAGCTTATTAtcaaaaagttttacttttgtgaacCCAGTTGATGCACAGGAAGAGACCCTGGGGttgaaaaagcaagaaaaatgtaaaaaagaaaagaaaaaagtggagttttttgttgttgttgttgttgctgttgtttgttttcaagaaaGTATGACCAGGATTTCCCATTATCCCTCCAGACACCACTCAGCCACGACCTCATACTGAACCTGACTCAGGATGGGATTAAACTGCTGTTTGACGCCACAAATCAGAGACTCAAGGTGAGAATGGCTCATTTAGCACAGATATCAAACTCCCACTCTAACCTTTGTCACTGACCGCCTCGTTATTCCTGGCTGGATTTATGCTTTTACATATTAGGTGATTGAAGTGTACGACCTCAGCAAAGTCAAGTTGAAGTACTGGTGAGTAGAAGGATTTTTACAAACATGATAGATAATGTTGGACTTCTGCTTCATCCTTCGTCCGTATCTAAGCCGTTCTTGTTGGTTGGTAATAAGTCTGAGTTGTAAAATCCAAAAGGCCATTTTCACAGCTCAGTCATCGCTCCCTCTGAGACCCACAGCTGCTCAGTCACGTCACAGGAATTGAATCTGCTTGTGTTAATGCATCTGTTAGATTAGGCCTCTGTTATTGTCTCTTCCTGCTGAACCACTTCCAGTTGCTCTCAGTCGTTCTTTCTCTAACGCAGCTCTTTGCTGTTTGGACCCAACATGCTGCGTTTGTGTGTGCTGTCTTTTAGTGGAGTCCATTTCAACTCTCAGGCCATCGTCCCCACAATAGAGCAAATAGACCAGTCATTTGGAGCGACTCACCCTGGAGGTACTTAATAACAAAGATTTTATccacaaataacttttaatgtAGTTTAATGAACATTGTCTCCTTTTGTGCAGTTTATAATGCTGCAGAGCAATTGTTCCATCTCAACTTTCGAGGACTTTCCTTCTCCTTTCAACTGGATTCGTGGAATGAAGCTCCAAAATACGAGGTGAGAATGGACCGGTTCTCTTCAGCCTGTTAAAGAGGACTTGAGGACCAGAACCTGGTGACTCAAGGTGCATTCACCAGCCGGGTTTAAACTGCTGTAATCCAACTCTGATGCGCTGCAAACGCAGAAttttaccaagtgtttttggtcgaGTAGCGCAGATATCTCAGTAAACTTTTCAGGAagttataggagcttgttttaaataaataattccttaaattaaaaaacttagttccactggcagaattTTTTCACTTGCAGCAAGTCATTTTTTACAATCTCCCAGTGGAACCAGTGTTTTTTCATCAACTTAAAGAaactatttacttaaaacaggcTCCTATTTATtgctacttgtaagttatttttgtctttttttaagtgaactgagatatttgcactagaaactacataaaaatacttggtaaaattttgtttttgcaatgtacGGACCAGAAACCTGcgtctcggttcggttgaaatgaactctggtgctgtttgaatgcatatgtgaacactaAGCAGACTggaaaccgctccaaaagcaggaagtggactacagttcagagcattctgggtaaatggtcttttaccaaagacataAGAGAAATCTGCTCAAAtttgacgccactccatttttgtttacattttgtgaagaaggaagttgtgttcagtgttttcttcagagacttttgtgtcgtttccttcagtggtttttggtgcagcgcccccacaggcgaggaggacGGGAACAGGttactgtaaaagaaaagaaaaagaaaaaacgggTTGACAGtgagtgcagtgtgaaagagaacagcagcaagtgaaaatgtaacactGTTGCAATTTTGGACCCCAATGGAACAGAAATCTTCCAAACAgtgaggtgtgaaaacaccatgAAGGAAAGAATCTTAACTCATATACTCTGAGCTCAACCGCTGTGTTTCAGGCTTTTTTCATACAAGTCAACATTAGTTCAGATGTGGCATCTTATGGCTGAGAATCATGATCCAAACATGTCCCAACTAGAGCTGCAAGTAacgattattttaatattcaattgttctgacaattaatcaatagatcagatttagaaaattaCTGCGTTCTGCAGATTGCAGGATGAGGCTACAGGGCTGCATTTATCTCTGTTTACCCTCTGCTACTGGTTAACTGGGGCTACATTTGACCACTTAAGCCATTTTTatacattagaaatacattaaaagatgtaagtaaacaaattaacaagaaaataaacattttattgcataaagtGCCACAACGTAGCATTCCTCTagtttactcttttttttcttacctaaatgcaaaatatacatattttttgtacagtttcgGCTTAATTATTATGCAGAGTGTTTTGTCCTTTCAGCAAATGACCGttttgaagtctgtatactTCAGGTGAAATAAATCCATTCCATCTgtgatcgattaatcatgattaatttgatttattgttttagccTCAGTCCCAACTCAGGATGCATTGATGTCAGTCCCCATTACATCTCTGGTATATTATATAAAAAGGACACTTCATGTCAGAAAAACTCCTGAATggacaaataaaattcattatttgCTATGAATTCAATCtttcataaacatttaacatgatGCTCCGGCTTCACTTGCTGTGTTATTTCATCCTTCCTGCAGATTCCACATGGAGCCATGGTCAAGAGGATGCACATCTACACTGGCAACAACCTCCAAGAAACAAAGTACATAATGACCACAGCACTTCCATGTGGCCCAGTGGCCTTCCTGCTAGACGACATTAATGCGTTTATGTCGAATCTAATCAGGAGGAAGTAGGCAGCAGCAGAATAAGTTCAGACTGGAATGTTTCCTGTGTTTCCTCAGAGCTCCTGCGATGCCGTTGGCTTGTTTCATGGGCAACATCTTTGCAGAGTGTGTGGACGTCCTGAGGGATGGGGCGGGTCCTCTGGGGCTCAAGCTCCGCCTCCTCACGGCAGGTAACCCACctgaaagaaaatgactgaGTGTCGTCAGTCTGCTGCTTTTTGAAGCATCCAGGTGCAAAAACTCTCCCAGCCATATTATTTGGAATATTCCATTAGTTACAACTGACCCTATTCATGTATTGATTAGGTGGATTAGCAGACAACAGGAATTCAGTTTtatagtttataaaagtttatAGAACTGATTTTATAAGGTATAAAATCAGTTTCTAGTAAAGTTAAATGAACTCTGATTATAAACAGTAACAGAACCTGCTTGATTCAtttcatgtttcagttttgggtcggagttcagtgaatattctgattattaaataTTCTAATAGACATATTATCTAATGATACTGATGCTGCATTAAACTGAGCATTGAGAAAAGCAGGACTagaacatttttgtaacttatTTGTGTGACTGTCTCGGTTCCTGCTGCAGGTTCTGGACTCGGTGTGATGGCTGACGCTAAGGTCCGGTACCTGGAACGGAGCATCTTTTTTGGAGACTCCTGTCAGGACGTTCTGGGCGCTTTGGGCTCGCCGCATAAAGTCTTCTACAAATCTGAGGACAAGGTCAGAGCTGTTTGTCCTTAGAGAGTCTCATGAATCTGTTGCATTCACGTTGTTTCAGTAAAAtgaaacttgaaataaaaatgttcaccttTTCCTGTGTTTAGATGAAGATCCACTCTCCGTCTCCTCACAAGCAGGTTCCCTCTAAATGCAACGACTACTTCTTCAACTACTTCACCCTCGGAGTGGTACGTGGGTCCAGCCTTATAAGATGTTGGCTCCAAacatttaatggttttaatgttGTAATTCTGGGAACTTGGATGTAAATTCCAgtacttattttattctgtagattattttgacaattattCACATAAACAAATTAA from Poecilia reticulata strain Guanapo linkage group LG6, Guppy_female_1.0+MT, whole genome shotgun sequence includes these protein-coding regions:
- the phaf1 gene encoding phagosome assembly factor 1 codes for the protein MLDLEVVPERSLGNEQWEFALGMPFSQAISILQKHCRIIKNVQVLYSEQTPLSHDLILNLTQDGIKLLFDATNQRLKVIEVYDLSKVKLKYCGVHFNSQAIVPTIEQIDQSFGATHPGVYNAAEQLFHLNFRGLSFSFQLDSWNEAPKYEIPHGAMVKRMHIYTGNNLQETKAPAMPLACFMGNIFAECVDVLRDGAGPLGLKLRLLTAGSGLGVMADAKVRYLERSIFFGDSCQDVLGALGSPHKVFYKSEDKMKIHSPSPHKQVPSKCNDYFFNYFTLGVDILFDSTTHLVKKFVLHTNFPGHYNFNIYHRCDFKIPLVIKKEGADSQTEDCILTTYSKWDQIQELLGHPMEKPVVLHRSSSANNTNPFGSTFCFGLQRMIFEVMQNNHIASVTLYGAPRTTSQARPESSASSH